Proteins encoded in a region of the Pelmatolapia mariae isolate MD_Pm_ZW linkage group LG16_19, Pm_UMD_F_2, whole genome shotgun sequence genome:
- the tsn gene encoding translin has protein sequence MSVTEMFSYIQGFLSADQDIREDIRKVVQTLEQTAREILTVLQSVHQPSGFKEIPSKCAKARELFCTVRTQIAELKTKFPMEQYYRFHEHWRFVLQRLAFLAAFVVYLESETLVKREEVAQILGIEVVREKGFHLDVEDYLAGVLIMASELSRLAVNSVTAGDYNRPLRISNFINELDSGFRLLNLKNDPLRKRYDGLKYDVKKIEEVVYDLSIRGLAKEPEAAGEK, from the exons GATATTCGTAAGGTGGTTCAAACCTTGGAGCAGACTGCCAGGGAAATACTAACAGTACTACAGAGTGTCCACCAACCAAGTGGATTCAAAGAAA TTCCCAGCAAATGTGCGAAGGCGCGGGAGCTGTTCTGCACAGTCAGGACACAAATTGCTGAACTCAAAACAAAATTTCCTATGGAGCAGTATTATAG GTTCCATGAACACTGGCGGTTTGTCCTGCAGCGTTTGGCTTTCTTAGCAGCGTTTGTTGTCTACCTGGAGAGTGAAACTCTTGTAAAGCGGGAGGAAGTGGCACAGATACTCGGGA TCGAAGTGGTGCGAGAGAAAGGCTTCCACCTTGATGTAGAGGACTACCTGGCAGGCGTCCTGATCATGGCAAGTGAACTG TCACGCTTGGCGGTAAACAGCGTCACAGCAGGAGACTACAACCGGCCCCTGCGCATCTCCAACTTCATCAACGAGCTGGACTCGGGCTTCCGCCTGCTCAACTTGAAGAACGACCCGCTGAGGAAGCGCTACGACGGCCTCAAGTACGACGTGAAGAAAATCGAAGAGGTAGTTTATGATTTGTCAATCCGCGGTCTGGCCAAGGAGCCCGAGGCCGCTGGTGAGAAGTAG